AGACACTCACCACACCGGCCTGGGTGCTGGGCGACGCGATCCGCCTGGAGCAGGTGCTGGTCAACCTGCTGCGCAACGCCCTCGACGCGGTGGCGGGCACCCAACAGCCGCGCATCACCCTGGGCCTGCGCCGCGACGGCAGCCAGTGGTGCCTGGAAGTGGCCGACAACGGCCACGGTATCGCCGAGGAAAATCTCGCCAGCGTGTTCGACCCGTTCTATACCACCAAACCGGTTGGCGAAGGACTGGGCCTCGGGCTGGCGGTATCCTACGGCATCGTCCACGAACTCGGCGGCAGCCTGAGCGCCGCCAACCACGCATCCGGCGGCGCCACGTTCCGCCTGTGCCTGCCCGTAGCCCCCGAAGAAAGCTGAACCATGAGCGAGCACATCCTCTTCGTCGATGACGAAGCCGCCATCCGCGAAGCCGTCCAACAATGGCTGCAACTCTCCGGCTTCGAGGTGCGCCTGTGCGGCAGTGCCGACGAATGCCTGAAAAGCCTGGGGCGTGAGCTGCCGGCCGTGATCATCAGCGATGTGCGCATGCCCGGCACCGACGGCCTGGCGCTGCTAGAACGGCTGCAGCAGCTCGACCGCGACCTGCCGGTGATCATGGTCACCGGGCATGGCGACGTGCCGATGGCGGTGCAGGCCATGCGCCAGGGCGCCTACGACTTCATCGAAAAACCCTTCACCCCCGAACGCTTGCTCGACAGCCTGCGCCGTGCCCTGGAGAAGCGCCGGCTGGTGCAGGAGAACCGCCAGCTACGCGAACAGGCCGCGCTCAAGGACCAGATCGAATCGCGTCTGCTCGGCGTCTCGCGGCCGATGGAAGCGCTACGCCGGCAGATCATGGCATTGGCCGGCACCCCGGTGAACGTGCTGATCCGCGGCGAGACCGGCAGCGGCAAGGAACTGGTGGCCCGCTGCCTGCACGACTTCGGTCCGCGCGCCGGCAAGCCCTTTGTCGCGCTGAACTGCGCGGCGATCCCCGAGCAACTGTTCGAGACCGAACTGTTCGGCCATGAGAGCGGCGCCTTCACCGGCGCCCAGGGCAAGCGCATCGGCAAGCTGGAACACGCCAACGGCGGCAGCCTGTTCCTCGACGAGATCGAAAGCATGCCGCTGGCCCAGCAGGTCAAGCTGCTGCGCGTACTGCAGGAGCAGCAACTGGAGCGCCTGGGCTCCAACCAGAGCATCAAGGTCGACCTGCGGGTGATCGCCGCGACCAAGCCGGACCTGCTGGAAGAAGCACGTGCCGGACGCTTCCGCGAAGACCTGGTGTACCGCCTGAACGTCGCCGAGCTGCGCCTGCCGCCATTGCGCGAGCGGCGCGAAGACGTGCCGCTGCTGTTCGAGCACTACGCCACGCTCGCCTGCGAAAAGTTCGGCCGCGAAAGCGTGCCACTATCGGCCACCCAACTGGCCCGCCTGCTGGCCCACGACTGGCCGGGCAACGTGCGCGAGCTGGCCAACGCCGCCGAGCGCCACGTACTCGGGCTGGACCGCGACGACACCCCCATCGAGCCGGCCGGCAACGGCCTGTTCGAACGCATGGAAGCCTACGAGGCACAGTGCATTGGCCAGGCGCTGGCGCAGTGCAAGGGCGATATCAAGGCAGTGATGGAGCTGCTCGGCCTGCCGCGCCGCACCCTCAACGAGAAGATGCAGCGCCACGGACTGAGCCGCGGAGATTACCTGGGCGAAGACTGAGCAAGCCGCTCGGCGAAGAAGCGGCCGGTACACCAGCGCGCGAGCGGCCACAGGCACGCCAGCAGCAGGAGCGCTGGCGGCAACAGGTAGAACGGCAGGTTGCGGGTGCTAGCCGCGGCGTAGGCCGCGATGGCTACCACGACCGACAACAGCAATCCCGCCGCCCCCCAGATGACCAGCAGCATCAGCGCGGCGCCCAGCACCCGCCCGGCGGAGAAGCGCGGGAGCCGCGCCGGCAGACGCGAAATCACGGCAGCCATCACGATCCCGAACGGCAGTACGCAGCCGCTCAGCAGCAGCATCGACTGCCATCCCGCGCCAAAGCCCAGCGGCAGCGTGGTGTAACTCAATGCAGCGAACAGCCTGTACAGCAGCGCC
The Pseudomonas triclosanedens DNA segment above includes these coding regions:
- a CDS encoding sigma-54-dependent transcriptional regulator, which codes for MSEHILFVDDEAAIREAVQQWLQLSGFEVRLCGSADECLKSLGRELPAVIISDVRMPGTDGLALLERLQQLDRDLPVIMVTGHGDVPMAVQAMRQGAYDFIEKPFTPERLLDSLRRALEKRRLVQENRQLREQAALKDQIESRLLGVSRPMEALRRQIMALAGTPVNVLIRGETGSGKELVARCLHDFGPRAGKPFVALNCAAIPEQLFETELFGHESGAFTGAQGKRIGKLEHANGGSLFLDEIESMPLAQQVKLLRVLQEQQLERLGSNQSIKVDLRVIAATKPDLLEEARAGRFREDLVYRLNVAELRLPPLRERREDVPLLFEHYATLACEKFGRESVPLSATQLARLLAHDWPGNVRELANAAERHVLGLDRDDTPIEPAGNGLFERMEAYEAQCIGQALAQCKGDIKAVMELLGLPRRTLNEKMQRHGLSRGDYLGED